A window of the Halorussus pelagicus genome harbors these coding sequences:
- a CDS encoding creatininase family protein: MYLADQTWPELSDYVAEESLAVVPLGSTEQHGPHLPLSTDHTIAEGLAREATDRTDFLCTPTVNVGVSVHHKQFHGTMWADAPEFRDYVESFSRNLAYHGIDRIVFVNAHGGNQTHLREVGRRLREDEVAYAVEWMWDESIPQLVNDLFEHNGPHGGPKETAMMMHLDPENVKTDELEAARDGGLVEWSNEEASVHGARDFYDSIDNTDNGVLGDQTDATPEKGARLFDAASDQLVQLLEWLDDRRFEDLMAKPHVEPKPGSRRER; encoded by the coding sequence ATGTATCTTGCAGACCAGACGTGGCCGGAGTTGAGCGACTACGTCGCCGAGGAGTCGCTGGCGGTCGTCCCGCTCGGCTCCACTGAACAGCACGGACCCCACCTGCCGCTCTCGACCGACCACACGATTGCGGAGGGGTTGGCCCGCGAGGCCACCGACAGGACCGACTTCCTCTGCACGCCGACGGTCAACGTCGGCGTGAGCGTCCACCACAAGCAGTTCCACGGTACGATGTGGGCCGACGCGCCCGAGTTCCGCGACTACGTCGAGAGCTTCTCCCGAAATCTCGCGTACCACGGCATCGACCGCATCGTCTTCGTCAACGCCCACGGCGGCAATCAGACCCACCTCCGGGAGGTCGGCCGGAGACTACGCGAAGACGAGGTGGCCTACGCCGTCGAGTGGATGTGGGACGAGTCCATCCCCCAACTCGTGAACGACCTCTTCGAGCACAACGGTCCCCACGGCGGCCCGAAGGAGACGGCGATGATGATGCATCTCGACCCCGAGAACGTGAAGACCGACGAACTGGAGGCTGCGCGCGACGGCGGACTGGTCGAGTGGAGCAACGAGGAGGCGTCCGTCCACGGCGCGCGCGACTTCTACGACTCCATCGACAACACCGACAACGGCGTGCTGGGCGACCAGACCGACGCCACACCCGAGAAGGGCGCGCGACTGTTCGACGCCGCGAGCGACCAGTTGGTCCAACTGCTGGAGTGGTTGGACGACCGGCGGTTCGAAGACCTGATGGCGAAACCACACGTCGAGCCGAAACCGGGTAGTCGGCGCGAGCGATAG
- a CDS encoding MmgE/PrpD family protein, with translation MTTTGDIADFALGLDFEDFDDDTVDELKKRIVDSLGIAVAAMDEEPVSVVGDTVAEFGGEGCTLWGGERAEADSSAEDPNPERATASPPDATMYNTALVRYLDYMDSFLAPGETPHPSDNIAAVLACGEYADASGEDLITAVGVAYEVQGALAWNAPVRERGWDHVTHTVISAATGAGRVLGLDREQLRSAVGIAGTAHNALRVTRTEGISEWKGIASANAARNAVYSAFLAKHGMDGPKNLFEGQNGWKQVVSGNFEVELTPAERVHDVMTKKYVAETYAQSAVESVIELAEREDIDSENVEKVRLDTFAGAKLIIGGGEGSRYEVETKAQADHSLPYMLAVSLIDREMGNDQYEPERIRSEDVQTLLREVEVSEDPELTDRFEAGEMPAVIAVEMADGTTYLVEKDHFEGHPNDPMSWDRIERKFHETAGERYDEKKREAILGTVRELEETDASELVALLD, from the coding sequence ATGACCACGACCGGAGACATCGCCGACTTCGCACTCGGTCTCGACTTCGAGGACTTCGACGACGACACCGTAGACGAACTGAAAAAGCGAATCGTGGACTCGCTGGGCATCGCCGTCGCGGCGATGGATGAAGAACCTGTCTCCGTCGTCGGCGACACGGTGGCGGAGTTCGGCGGCGAGGGATGTACGCTCTGGGGCGGCGAGCGAGCGGAGGCAGACTCGTCCGCCGAGGACCCGAACCCCGAGCGCGCGACCGCCTCGCCGCCTGACGCGACGATGTACAACACGGCGCTGGTCCGCTATCTCGACTACATGGACTCGTTTCTCGCGCCCGGCGAGACGCCCCATCCGAGCGACAACATCGCGGCGGTACTCGCCTGCGGGGAGTACGCCGACGCCTCCGGAGAAGACCTGATCACCGCGGTCGGCGTCGCCTACGAGGTGCAGGGCGCGCTCGCGTGGAACGCACCGGTCCGCGAACGCGGGTGGGACCATGTCACCCACACCGTGATTTCCGCTGCTACTGGGGCGGGGCGGGTTCTGGGACTGGACCGCGAGCAGTTGCGCTCGGCCGTCGGCATCGCGGGCACCGCGCACAACGCGCTTCGGGTGACTCGAACCGAGGGCATCTCGGAGTGGAAGGGCATCGCGTCGGCCAACGCCGCCCGAAACGCGGTCTACTCGGCGTTTCTCGCCAAACACGGGATGGACGGGCCGAAGAACCTCTTCGAGGGACAGAACGGCTGGAAACAGGTCGTCTCGGGCAATTTCGAGGTCGAACTCACGCCCGCCGAGCGCGTCCACGACGTGATGACCAAGAAGTACGTCGCCGAGACGTACGCCCAGTCGGCGGTCGAAAGCGTCATCGAACTCGCCGAGCGCGAGGACATCGACTCCGAGAACGTGGAGAAAGTTCGCCTCGACACCTTCGCGGGCGCGAAACTCATCATTGGCGGCGGCGAAGGAAGTCGCTACGAAGTCGAAACGAAGGCTCAAGCCGACCACTCGCTCCCGTACATGCTCGCCGTCTCGCTCATCGACCGCGAGATGGGCAACGACCAGTACGAACCCGAGCGCATCCGCAGCGAGGACGTGCAGACGCTCCTCCGAGAGGTGGAGGTCTCGGAGGACCCCGAACTCACGGACAGATTCGAGGCGGGCGAGATGCCCGCTGTGATCGCCGTCGAGATGGCCGACGGGACGACCTACCTCGTGGAGAAAGACCACTTCGAGGGGCACCCAAACGACCCGATGTCGTGGGACCGAATCGAGCGGAAGTTCCACGAGACCGCAGGGGAGCGCTACGACGAGAAGAAGCGCGAGGCAATACTCGGGACCGTCCGAGAGTTGGAGGAGACGGACGCCTCGGAGTTAGTCGCGCTATTGGACTGA
- a CDS encoding DUF7827 domain-containing protein, which produces MTRIRKSVLLTALLVVSALTAGVTGGAMTGAETTYQAQDDGVSDAAVDSGEVFWQGQFLRFSGNETDAGEVWAVRRVEDGETGSLVTEVLLDGSASAVFSTSSLDGEFVVVNQNDDPVVFADGTAQGTASAGEASFEVANQSVNATVADRTVLNDDSADARTDLRLQSNRAGYNFSLFSEQLNDSQLAEIFQSVAVRDGQAVSTRAASSDAYYEANFSGVEPGSYDISVITADGAAEDSATVTVAEPTEGTASLGNATYTEERGDVVRFNVTFDGTDRATVRLGSQQVNYISRFTVVDRNGDGEATVEFDTYRAGLSPDSPGISAVGEDNVTDFRLETDPIPGRLDVATYPIEVTVGTTRTAVGSVLLNDRSTEGIQMWTAPESADANSVAQIGEVATQDSDVAFQDWAIVQVQASGLYSYVRNMPDLNDDSTGLSMSLTRLGGMNVPPTDVSLDRGRLVVDESNNQFFVVFDSERLEEGARYQANFTISGDNPYVTEQNATSLVTNFTVVTRSASFDRPVEVPAGQATISGDSTLAPGSELNVEAVNTGQSPFLKRQGATVAEDGTWEASFDFSDVEPNTSFRVSIDEPSVRTTGVVVEGDGAAETEETTPAEEGDEETTTPAEDGEAAAGGEETTPADDADGAVADGEETTEEDAGAGTETEAAAMGEANTVRAPGFGVGTSVLALAAVLLAGAALVAWRR; this is translated from the coding sequence ATGACACGAATACGCAAGAGTGTACTGCTGACAGCACTGCTGGTCGTCAGCGCGTTGACGGCGGGCGTGACCGGTGGTGCAATGACGGGAGCCGAAACGACGTATCAAGCGCAGGACGACGGTGTCAGCGACGCCGCCGTCGATTCCGGCGAAGTGTTCTGGCAGGGGCAGTTCCTCCGATTCTCCGGTAACGAGACCGACGCGGGCGAGGTGTGGGCTGTCCGGCGCGTCGAAGACGGAGAGACCGGGTCGCTCGTGACCGAAGTTCTACTCGACGGGAGCGCGTCGGCGGTGTTCAGCACGAGCAGTCTCGACGGCGAATTCGTCGTCGTCAACCAGAACGACGACCCCGTCGTCTTCGCGGACGGAACCGCACAGGGCACCGCGAGCGCGGGCGAGGCAAGCTTCGAGGTCGCCAACCAGAGCGTCAACGCCACGGTCGCGGACCGAACGGTGCTGAACGACGACAGCGCCGACGCGCGGACCGACCTCCGCCTACAGTCGAATCGGGCGGGCTACAACTTCTCTCTGTTCTCCGAGCAACTGAACGACTCGCAACTCGCGGAGATTTTCCAGTCCGTCGCAGTCCGCGACGGACAGGCGGTCTCGACGCGCGCCGCGAGCAGCGACGCCTACTACGAGGCCAACTTTTCGGGCGTCGAACCCGGAAGCTACGACATCTCCGTGATTACGGCCGACGGTGCCGCCGAGGACAGCGCCACGGTAACCGTCGCCGAACCGACGGAGGGAACCGCCTCGCTCGGCAATGCGACCTACACCGAGGAGCGCGGTGACGTGGTCCGGTTCAACGTCACCTTCGACGGGACCGACCGAGCGACGGTCCGGCTCGGGTCCCAACAGGTCAACTACATCTCACGGTTCACCGTCGTGGACCGGAACGGCGACGGCGAGGCGACCGTCGAGTTCGACACCTACCGGGCGGGCCTCTCGCCCGACTCGCCGGGCATCTCGGCGGTCGGCGAGGACAACGTGACCGACTTCCGGTTAGAGACCGACCCGATTCCGGGCCGCCTCGACGTGGCGACGTACCCCATCGAGGTGACGGTCGGGACGACTCGCACCGCGGTCGGGTCCGTTCTCCTGAACGACCGCTCGACCGAGGGCATCCAGATGTGGACCGCGCCCGAGTCGGCAGACGCGAACAGCGTGGCCCAAATCGGCGAGGTGGCCACGCAGGACAGCGACGTGGCGTTCCAAGACTGGGCCATCGTGCAGGTGCAGGCGTCCGGTCTCTACAGCTACGTCCGGAACATGCCTGACCTGAACGACGACTCGACCGGCCTGTCGATGAGCCTGACGCGACTCGGTGGGATGAACGTCCCGCCGACCGACGTGTCGCTGGACCGCGGACGACTCGTCGTGGACGAGTCGAACAATCAGTTCTTCGTCGTCTTCGACTCCGAACGGTTGGAGGAAGGCGCGCGCTATCAGGCCAACTTCACGATTTCGGGAGACAACCCCTACGTCACCGAGCAGAACGCGACCTCGCTGGTGACGAACTTCACGGTGGTCACTCGGTCGGCGTCGTTCGACCGACCGGTCGAAGTCCCCGCGGGGCAAGCGACCATCTCCGGGGACAGCACGCTCGCGCCCGGTTCGGAACTGAACGTCGAGGCCGTGAACACCGGCCAGTCACCCTTCCTCAAGCGCCAGGGCGCGACGGTCGCCGAGGACGGTACGTGGGAGGCATCGTTCGACTTCTCGGACGTGGAACCGAACACGAGTTTCAGGGTCTCCATCGACGAACCCTCCGTCCGCACGACCGGCGTAGTCGTTGAGGGCGACGGCGCGGCCGAGACCGAAGAAACCACTCCGGCCGAGGAGGGTGACGAGGAAACGACTACCCCGGCCGAGGACGGCGAAGCGGCCGCTGGCGGCGAAGAGACCACTCCGGCCGACGACGCAGATGGAGCAGTCGCTGACGGCGAGGAGACGACCGAGGAAGACGCCGGGGCAGGTACCGAGACCGAGGCGGCTGCCATGGGTGAGGCGAACACCGTTCGTGCGCCCGGATTCGGCGTCGGAACGTCGGTCCTCGCGCTCGCGGCGGTCTTGTTGGCGGGCGCGGCGCTCGTCGCGTGGCGGCGCTGA
- a CDS encoding winged helix-turn-helix transcriptional regulator produces the protein MTDCLDDNAPPSAKLVVKVLEYNDDALTQQQISDRTRLSPRTVRSSIKRLKNQNVIEERVYIPDARKQLYALTDSVQECLQASEATPESAEAV, from the coding sequence ATGACTGACTGTCTCGACGACAACGCCCCGCCGAGCGCGAAACTGGTCGTAAAAGTCCTCGAATACAACGACGACGCCCTGACCCAACAGCAGATTAGCGACCGAACCCGACTCTCGCCCCGGACGGTCCGGAGTTCCATCAAGCGCCTGAAAAACCAGAACGTCATCGAGGAGCGCGTCTACATCCCCGACGCCCGCAAGCAGTTGTACGCGCTCACCGACTCCGTCCAAGAGTGCCTTCAGGCGAGCGAGGCGACCCCCGAGAGCGCCGAGGCGGTCTGA
- a CDS encoding potassium channel family protein has product MDKWKRRTLYYLSTLAVVFLGYAVVYDYGMAVYEGHSQPFYQSLQVVVETFTTTGYGSDAPWETPEMSLFVMVMDLTGVVLIFMALPVFVVPLFEDAISTTLPTAVEDLEDHVVICTYSPRAGSLISELESRDEAYVLVEPDRETALDLYESGHSVIHGEPDSIETLNAANLSSATALVADAGDETDVSIVLTAREADSDVRVVSVVEDPEHETYHELAGVDEVLSPRRLVGESLADKVTTAVSTELGNAVEPGEDFEIAELSIQRGSELVGATLAESGIRDRFGANVIGAWSHGEFETPLAPEAKLDVGMVLLVAGREAQLERLKGMARSQPHRRRRGTVVVVGHGEVGSTVTDALASANVSYTVVDIEDKPGVDVVGDTTDPETLEQAGIEDARTVVFSIADDTLTGFGTLVARDLNPSVEVLARAEKTENDRKLYRAGADYVLALATVSGRMLAATILDGEELISMDKQIEIVRTAAPKIAGQTLAETDIRSRTSCTVVAVERDGSVLTGVGPEFRFQRDDDVIVAGTEEAVGRFAALAN; this is encoded by the coding sequence ATGGACAAGTGGAAGCGCCGAACGCTCTACTACCTCTCGACGCTCGCGGTCGTCTTCCTCGGCTACGCAGTCGTCTACGACTACGGAATGGCCGTCTACGAGGGCCACTCCCAGCCGTTCTACCAGTCGCTACAGGTCGTCGTCGAGACGTTTACGACGACGGGGTACGGCTCCGACGCGCCGTGGGAGACCCCGGAGATGAGCCTGTTCGTCATGGTCATGGACCTGACTGGGGTCGTCCTCATCTTCATGGCGCTCCCCGTCTTCGTCGTCCCGCTGTTCGAGGACGCAATTTCGACGACGCTCCCGACCGCGGTCGAAGACCTCGAAGATCACGTCGTCATCTGCACGTACTCGCCGCGGGCCGGGTCGCTTATCTCCGAGTTGGAGTCGCGCGACGAGGCGTACGTCCTCGTGGAACCCGACCGCGAGACCGCGCTGGACCTCTACGAGTCGGGACACTCGGTGATTCACGGCGAACCCGACTCCATCGAGACGCTGAACGCCGCGAACCTCTCGTCGGCGACCGCGCTGGTTGCCGACGCGGGCGACGAGACGGACGTGAGTATCGTCCTCACGGCCCGCGAGGCCGACAGCGACGTGCGAGTCGTCAGCGTCGTGGAGGACCCCGAACACGAGACCTACCACGAACTCGCGGGCGTGGACGAGGTGCTGTCGCCCCGGCGACTCGTCGGTGAGAGTCTGGCCGACAAGGTGACGACGGCCGTCTCGACGGAACTCGGGAACGCGGTTGAACCCGGCGAGGACTTCGAAATCGCGGAACTCTCCATCCAGCGCGGGAGCGAACTGGTGGGGGCGACGCTTGCCGAGAGCGGTATCCGTGACCGCTTCGGCGCGAACGTCATCGGGGCGTGGTCACACGGGGAGTTCGAGACGCCGCTCGCTCCGGAGGCGAAACTCGATGTCGGGATGGTCCTGCTCGTCGCCGGGCGAGAAGCCCAACTCGAACGCCTCAAGGGGATGGCCCGCTCGCAACCGCACCGACGACGCCGCGGGACGGTCGTGGTGGTCGGCCACGGCGAGGTCGGTTCGACCGTCACCGACGCGCTCGCGTCGGCGAACGTCTCCTACACTGTCGTTGACATCGAGGACAAACCCGGCGTGGACGTGGTCGGCGACACGACCGACCCCGAGACGTTGGAACAGGCGGGCATCGAGGACGCCCGAACGGTCGTGTTCAGCATCGCCGACGACACCCTGACGGGGTTCGGGACGCTGGTCGCGCGCGACCTCAATCCCAGCGTCGAGGTGCTGGCCCGCGCTGAGAAGACCGAGAACGACCGAAAGCTCTACCGCGCTGGTGCCGACTACGTGCTGGCGCTGGCGACCGTCTCCGGCCGGATGCTCGCGGCCACCATTCTGGACGGGGAGGAACTCATCTCGATGGACAAGCAGATCGAAATCGTCCGAACGGCCGCCCCGAAAATCGCCGGACAGACGCTCGCAGAGACCGATATACGCAGTCGAACGAGCTGTACCGTCGTCGCGGTCGAACGCGACGGGTCGGTCCTGACCGGCGTCGGACCGGAGTTTCGGTTCCAGCGCGACGACGACGTTATCGTCGCGGGGACCGAGGAAGCGGTCGGTCGGTTCGCCGCGCTGGCGAACTGA
- a CDS encoding pentapeptide repeat-containing protein — protein MLIDDKISFRECGLNESDFRDSYFRRTTFEGADLYDTDFTGAVLMEADLRRANLSEAKLKNADLRYANLENTDCRGTTLSDVNLQHATVTHADFRDANLEYVRLPSEVLAETKLYRATIRDSSITEPDVSYSEVKQLNIQNTVVKFGDFNEANISNSVIVESDFSGSDFTHATISNVEFENTNLEWADFRHATIQGVKFEESNLRNTDFENAVIEKVNLDGADLRGVNLPEGTLKNASCNGTNFRNSNLDRDDFQDADLSEANFEECSLVGADLRDTDLRDSNLEFADLSEADLRGADLTGAKLFGADLRNLLINEQTELGERCWYDCEADRLAANSTAGDQTQCQNESRLNRIGFALQRFSTRLMQRSSSEQRIHLIRSQRIYRRYQRLLQENSVPDHIQKYRIQEKHVERKLSLVTGETVNWFRLAVSRWLTLYVESPKHVVGTSIALVVLSAVLYPIWGLRLNDGNVIQYPLQHSLVTYTNTIYFSATRFMAPSNGGLMPIGMGKMVATVESFLGAILVALLVYVLGRRAGN, from the coding sequence ATGTTGATAGACGACAAAATATCTTTTCGAGAATGCGGTCTGAACGAGTCAGATTTTAGGGACAGTTACTTTCGTAGAACAACATTTGAAGGGGCAGATCTCTACGATACGGATTTTACTGGTGCTGTTTTAATGGAAGCAGACCTGCGGCGAGCGAATTTATCCGAGGCGAAGCTTAAAAACGCAGATTTACGTTACGCAAATCTGGAAAATACTGACTGTCGCGGAACGACGCTTTCCGACGTGAATCTTCAGCACGCTACCGTTACGCACGCAGATTTTCGAGACGCAAATCTGGAATACGTGCGTCTCCCAAGTGAGGTACTTGCCGAGACAAAACTTTACAGAGCGACGATTCGTGACTCTTCCATCACGGAACCCGATGTTTCGTACAGCGAAGTCAAACAACTCAACATACAGAATACAGTTGTCAAGTTCGGGGATTTCAACGAGGCCAATATTTCGAACTCGGTGATTGTAGAGTCGGATTTCAGCGGGTCGGATTTCACGCACGCAACTATCTCTAATGTTGAGTTCGAAAACACTAATTTAGAGTGGGCCGACTTTCGACACGCAACCATACAGGGAGTAAAGTTCGAGGAATCGAACCTTAGAAACACGGATTTTGAAAACGCGGTCATCGAGAAAGTGAACTTGGACGGGGCTGACCTTCGGGGAGTCAATCTTCCGGAAGGTACTCTTAAAAATGCGTCGTGCAACGGAACGAACTTCCGAAACAGTAATTTGGACCGCGATGATTTTCAAGATGCAGATCTTTCGGAAGCTAACTTCGAAGAGTGCAGTTTGGTCGGTGCTGACCTCCGTGATACGGATCTGCGAGATAGTAATCTCGAATTTGCAGACCTAAGCGAAGCCGATTTGCGAGGAGCAGACCTGACTGGAGCGAAACTTTTTGGTGCCGATCTTCGAAACCTTCTTATCAACGAGCAAACTGAGTTAGGCGAGCGTTGTTGGTACGACTGTGAGGCAGACCGGTTGGCCGCTAACAGCACCGCTGGCGATCAGACCCAATGCCAAAATGAGAGTCGCTTGAACCGAATTGGGTTCGCCCTACAACGCTTTTCGACTCGTTTGATGCAACGATCCTCCTCTGAACAGCGTATCCACTTAATCCGGTCACAGCGTATCTACCGTCGGTATCAGCGACTACTGCAGGAAAACTCGGTTCCAGACCACATTCAAAAATATCGAATTCAGGAAAAGCACGTCGAGCGAAAACTCTCGCTGGTGACTGGCGAGACCGTGAATTGGTTCCGTCTCGCGGTTTCCCGCTGGCTGACGTTATACGTTGAGAGTCCGAAGCATGTCGTGGGGACGTCGATAGCGCTCGTGGTACTAAGTGCAGTACTGTACCCGATATGGGGATTACGACTAAATGATGGTAACGTCATCCAGTATCCCCTTCAGCACTCACTAGTCACGTACACAAATACGATTTATTTTAGCGCGACCAGATTTATGGCTCCAAGTAATGGCGGACTGATGCCGATAGGTATGGGGAAGATGGTCGCAACCGTCGAATCGTTCCTCGGTGCTATCCTCGTTGCACTTCTCGTCTACGTCCTTGGGCGAAGAGCAGGTAATTGA
- the thiC gene encoding phosphomethylpyrimidine synthase ThiC, producing MTQLRSARNGTITDEMERVAEREQIDAEFVRKQVAAGEAVIPANVGHDRLDPMIIGQEFSTKVNANIGNSDEASGVEEELEKLHAAVHYGADTVMDLSTGGDLDRIREANVEHSPVPLGTVPIYEAVKRVESVEDITRELLLDVIEKQAKQGVDYMTIHAGVLAEHLPLTDGRTTGIVSRGGSILAQWMEDNGMQNPLYTEFEDICDVFAEYDVTFSLGDGLRPGSVADAGDEAQFAELETLGELTEIAQDRGVQVMVEGPGHVPMDQIAGQVERQREVCGGAPFYVLGPLVTDVAPGYDHITSAIGATEAARAGAAMLCYVTPKEHLGLPDAEDVREGLAAYRIAAHAADVANGREGARDWDDALSEARYSFDWERQFDLALDPERARSSHDQTLPGDNYKEARFCSMCGVEFCSMRIDQDARDADGEMTEIEGGTDVESSLAAEVNRPPVGTHEVEGAPLEGVELDREYPSADD from the coding sequence ATGACGCAGTTACGGAGTGCCCGGAACGGAACGATTACCGACGAGATGGAGCGAGTCGCCGAACGCGAGCAGATCGACGCCGAGTTCGTCCGCAAGCAGGTCGCGGCGGGAGAAGCCGTGATTCCGGCGAACGTCGGTCACGACCGACTCGACCCGATGATAATCGGCCAGGAGTTCTCCACGAAGGTCAACGCCAACATCGGCAACAGCGACGAGGCCAGCGGCGTCGAGGAGGAGCTAGAGAAGCTACACGCCGCCGTCCACTACGGCGCGGACACCGTGATGGACCTCAGCACGGGCGGAGATTTGGACCGGATTCGGGAGGCGAACGTCGAACACTCGCCGGTTCCGCTCGGCACGGTACCGATTTACGAGGCCGTCAAACGGGTCGAGAGCGTCGAAGACATCACCCGCGAACTCCTGTTGGACGTTATCGAAAAGCAGGCCAAACAGGGAGTTGACTACATGACGATTCACGCCGGGGTCCTCGCCGAACACCTCCCGCTGACCGACGGCCGGACGACCGGCATCGTCTCGCGCGGCGGGTCCATCCTCGCGCAGTGGATGGAAGACAACGGGATGCAAAATCCCCTCTACACCGAGTTCGAGGATATCTGCGACGTGTTCGCGGAGTACGACGTGACGTTCAGCCTCGGCGACGGTCTCCGGCCGGGAAGCGTCGCGGACGCGGGCGACGAGGCCCAGTTCGCGGAGTTGGAGACGCTCGGCGAACTGACCGAAATCGCGCAGGATCGCGGCGTACAGGTCATGGTCGAGGGACCGGGCCACGTTCCGATGGACCAAATCGCCGGACAGGTCGAGCGCCAGCGAGAGGTCTGTGGCGGCGCGCCCTTCTACGTCCTCGGCCCGCTCGTGACCGACGTGGCACCGGGCTACGACCACATCACGAGCGCCATCGGCGCGACGGAGGCGGCCCGCGCCGGGGCCGCGATGCTCTGCTACGTCACCCCGAAGGAACACCTCGGACTGCCCGACGCCGAGGACGTGCGCGAGGGACTGGCGGCCTACCGCATCGCGGCCCACGCCGCCGACGTGGCGAACGGCCGGGAGGGCGCGCGCGACTGGGACGACGCTCTCTCCGAAGCGCGCTACAGCTTCGACTGGGAGCGCCAGTTCGACCTCGCGCTGGACCCTGAGCGCGCCCGGTCGTCTCACGACCAGACGCTCCCCGGCGACAACTACAAGGAGGCCAGATTCTGCTCGATGTGTGGCGTGGAGTTCTGTTCGATGCGCATCGACCAAGACGCCCGCGACGCCGACGGCGAGATGACCGAAATCGAGGGCGGGACCGACGTGGAATCCTCTCTAGCCGCCGAAGTGAACCGGCCGCCGGTCGGCACCCACGAGGTCGAGGGCGCGCCGCTGGAAGGCGTGGAACTCGACCGGGAGTATCCGTCGGCGGACGACTGA
- a CDS encoding DUF7504 family protein — protein MTTDRYGARRSNAPPNDEFTDFLSLLNELKSTGCTLLVVGDARRKLFTRASASLLGNGNTLRYRLLAVTDASSGSVERRLPDPDESPFSLARTTKIANYEVTPRAVAEAVPRDEEFEEIPETHVPDARIDGLRSELVSGIEEFARHTDGFRPAELRVGVDSLGTLLDHHGEDAVRDYCRTVGRRVREHNGMAHYVLRDAHGSERVQSLAAEVDAVIEIRPVNSETDDHDAEQRWHVPDRGTTTNWVRL, from the coding sequence ATGACCACGGACCGTTACGGCGCTCGCCGGTCGAACGCGCCGCCGAACGACGAGTTCACCGACTTCCTTAGCCTACTAAACGAGCTTAAATCCACGGGCTGTACCCTGCTCGTCGTCGGCGACGCCCGACGGAAGCTGTTCACGCGCGCGAGCGCCAGTCTGCTCGGGAACGGAAACACGCTGCGCTACCGCCTGCTGGCGGTTACGGACGCGAGTTCCGGGAGCGTCGAGCGGCGACTTCCGGACCCCGACGAGTCGCCGTTCTCGCTGGCCCGCACGACGAAGATAGCTAACTACGAGGTGACGCCCCGCGCCGTCGCCGAGGCCGTCCCGCGCGACGAGGAGTTCGAGGAGATTCCCGAGACGCACGTTCCCGACGCCCGAATCGACGGTCTCCGGTCGGAACTCGTCTCCGGCATCGAGGAGTTTGCCCGCCACACCGATGGGTTCCGGCCCGCGGAGTTGCGGGTCGGCGTGGACTCGTTGGGCACCCTCCTCGACCACCACGGCGAGGACGCGGTTCGGGACTACTGTCGGACTGTTGGGCGGCGCGTCCGCGAGCACAACGGGATGGCTCACTACGTCCTCCGAGATGCCCACGGGAGCGAGCGCGTCCAGTCGCTCGCGGCCGAGGTTGACGCGGTCATCGAGATTCGACCGGTGAACTCCGAGACTGACGACCACGACGCCGAACAGCGCTGGCACGTTCCCGACCGGGGGACGACGACAAACTGGGTCCGGCTCTGA
- a CDS encoding CGCGG family putative rSAM-modified RiPP protein — translation MTASSDDRNHDVDLDSDVKPITDHVHDNSWSANLETPQHAERRDLVVEQARQAVEHTAGGNHVNLVTHGDHGHPETYLYDALVETFGDALSWEYVEQCGCGGHVTRVYVE, via the coding sequence ATGACCGCATCCAGCGACGACCGCAACCACGACGTGGACCTCGACAGCGACGTGAAACCCATTACCGACCACGTTCACGACAACTCGTGGTCGGCCAACCTCGAAACGCCCCAGCACGCCGAGCGCCGGGACCTCGTGGTCGAGCAAGCCCGGCAAGCGGTCGAACACACCGCTGGAGGCAACCACGTTAACCTCGTCACGCACGGCGACCACGGCCATCCCGAGACCTATCTCTACGACGCGCTGGTGGAGACGTTCGGCGACGCCCTCTCGTGGGAGTACGTCGAGCAGTGTGGCTGTGGCGGTCATGTCACTCGCGTCTACGTCGAGTAG